AAGATCTGATCACCAGCAGGCAGCTGGCCAAGGACGGCAAGCCGACGCTCGATCTCGCCGCGGTGTCCGACGAGTTCTCCACCGCCCACCCCGAGGTGGTCGACATCTGGCGGCAGCAGCAGGCACGCGCACTCGAGGTGATCAAGGACGATCCGCAGGCCGCCGCCAAGGCGATCGCTGCCGAGGTCGGACTCAGCCCGGAAGACGTTGCCGGACAACTCAAGCAGGGTGTCTACCTGACGCCGGCGCAGGTGGCCTCGCCCGAATGGCTGGGCACCGACGGTGCGCCGGGCAACCTGGCCGCCAACCTGCAGAGCGCGTCGCAGTTCCTGGCCGATCAGTCGCAGATCCCCGAGGCCGCGCCGCTGGAGACGTTCCGGAACGCCATCTATACGAAGGGATTGCCCGATGTCATCGCCAAGCAGTGATGCCTCGGGCGGGCTGAGGATCAAGGACGTCGCGCACCGCTACGGGCGCGGTTCGGATGAGGTCACCGCCCTGGGTCCGGTGGACCTCGACGTCGCACCGGGATCGTTCGTCGTACTGGTGGGGGCATCGGGATGCGGCAAGAGCACGTTGCTGCGCCTGATCGCCGGGTTCGAGACGCCGTCGGAGGGCCGCGTCGAGGTATCCGGTGCGCGTCCGACGCCCGGGGTCAGCTCGGGGGTGGTGTTCCAGCAGCCGCGGCTGTTTCCGTGGCGCACGGTCGGCGGCAACGTGGATCTGGCGCTCAAGTACGCCAAGGTGCCGCGCGACTTGCGGTCGGCGCGCCGGGAGGAGCTGTTGGAGCGGGTCGGGCTGGAAGGCATTGCCACGCGCAAGATCTGGGAGATCAGCGGCGGGCAGCAGCAGCGGGTCGCGATCGCGCGGGCACTGGCGGCCGAGACGCCGCTGTTCCTGCTCGACGAACCGTTCGCGGCGCTGGACGCGCTGACCCGCGAGCGGTTGCAGGAGGACGTCCGGCAGGTGAGCGCAGAGTCCGGTCGCACAACGGTTTTCGTCACCCACAGCGCCGATGAGGCCGCGTTCCTGGGATCACGGATAGTGGTGTTGACCCGACGGCCGGGAAAGGTCGCGTTGGACCTGCCGGTCGATCTGCCGCGCACCGGCGTCGACCCACACGAGCTGCGGCGCTCCCCGGAGTACCTCAAGCTGCGGACTGAGGTGAGTGAGGCGGTGAAGCTCGCCGCGGCGTAGCTCGTTCGTGCCGAGAGTGACGCCAGGGTCGTCGATCCTGACGGGCAACGACCTTGGCGTCAATTTCGGCGGAGCCGATCGATGGAACGGGTCGTGTCAGGCGCGCCGCTGGAGGAAGTCGTCGATCAACGCGGCGACCTCGTCGAGATGCGTCTCCAGCAGGAAGTGCCCGCCGTCGAGCAGGTGGATCTCGGCGTCGACGGCGTCCTTGGCGAAGGCCCGCGCCCCGTCGGGACCGAAGATCGGATCACCTTCGCCCCACACGGCCAGCACGGGCACCGCGCCGGTGCGCAGGTATTCGTGCAGCGTCGGGTACAGCGGTGCGTTGGTGGCGTAGTCGCGGAACAGCTTGAGCTGCACCAGATCATTACCCGGGCGGGACACCATGGTGGCGTCGTGCACCCAGGTGTCCGGGTTGACCAGGCTCTCGTCGGCGACGCCGGTCAGGTACTGCCATTTGATGCCGTCCACGCTCAGCGCGGTCCGCACTCCCGCCTCGGTTTCGGGGTTCTGCTCACGCTGGTAGGCCCACACGCCCGCCCAGAAGCTCTCGACGAAGCCTTCGTCATAGCCGTTGCCGTTCTGGCTGACGATCGCGGTGATCGCCTCCGGGTGCCGCAGTGCCAGCCGCCAGCCGATCGGGGCGCCGTAATCCTGGACGTAGATCGCGTAGCGGGACACTCCGATCTGCGTGAGCAGTCCCTCGGTGAGGTCGGCGAGTGCGTCGAAGGTGTAGTCGAACTCGTCGGCTGCCGGTGCGTCGGAGTGTCCGTAGCCCAGGTGGTCGGGGGCGATGACGCGATAGCGCTCGGCCAGCCGCGGGATGAGGTCGCGGAACATGTACGAGCTCGTCGGGAAGCCGTGCAGCAGCACGATCACCGGGGCGTCCTCGGCTCCGGCCTCCCGGTAGAACAGCCGCCGGCCGTCGACGGTGGCGTAGCGATGATGAACGGTCATTTCTAACTCCTGTAACTAGTTTTAGTGGTTAGTGATATCTAACGCGGGACGGCCCTAACCTGTCAATAGTTGAATAGGAGTTAGAAATGAAGCTGTGCGAGGTAGAGCAACGCGACGAGATGCTGCTGCTCGACCTGTCAAACCACGCCGGTGGTGGACGGAGCGCATGGCCCTGCGCGCATGCGCGACCGCAGCCGGGTCGAACTGGGAACTGGGCCCCGCCGGTGCAGGACACAGGTGCGGTGGCCCGGGTGATCCTGGCGTGGGATGCGTTGCAGGCCACCGGCTCCGGGCGGTTACGCGCGTGCGCCAACCCGGACTGCCGGTTGTTCCTGATAGATCGCAGCAAGCCGAACACCGGACGCTGGTGTTCGATGGCTACCTGCGGAAATCGAATGAAGGCGCGCCGGCATCACCGGCGCGCAAGGACTGGCGAACAGTCCTGATTACACCGGGGGATATGCCGGCGGCGGGTAGACGCCGCGCAGACCCCAGGCCAGCCACGGAAAGAAGAAGTCGCTCTCGTCGCTGACGTCGTAGTCCGGATTCGGATCCATTCCCGCAGTCTAGACACACGAACGCAAGGGTGGAACAGCGTCGCAGGCGGAATTGCCTACACTCTTCAACCATCTGGTTGATTGATTTCCCGGGCAAGGTCCGGGCGATGCTGATAGTGAGTGTGTTATGTCATCCGATGCAGAGAACGGCCGGGGCCGCGGAGGTCCGGCTGCCAACGGGACATCCCGCCGCGACGAGCTGCTGACCGTCGCGGCCAAGCTGTTCGCTGCCCGCGGCTACCACGGCACCCGGATGGACGACGTCGCCGAGGCGGTCGGCCTCAACAAGGCGACGGTCTACCACTACTACTCGAGCAAATCGCTGATCCTGTACGACATCTACAAGGGCACCGCGGACTTCACCGTCGAGGCACTGCACGATGACCCGACGGCCTCGGCCCGGGAGACCATCTACAACTTCACCCGGCGCCTGATGGTCGGCATCGCCAACGATCTGGAGCGCGCCGCGGTGTACTTCCAGGAAGGTCCGTACATCGCGGAGTGGTTCACCGAGGAGCAGGTGGCCTACATCCGGCGCGCCGAGACCCAGGTGTACGAGCATGTCCGTGACGTGATCGACCGCGGCATCGCCAGCGGCGAGTTCTACGACTGCGATTCCCATGTCCTGGCGCTCGGCTACATCGGGATGACGCTCGGCTCGTACCGGTGGCTGCGCCCCCACGGAAGACGGACCGCGCAGGAGATCGCCGTGGAGTTCAGCACCGCGCTGCTGCGCGGGCTGATCCGGGACGAAACCGTGCGCAATGAATCCCCACTCGGCGTCGACGTCAACCAGACGTCCTAGAACTCAGGCTGGTGACCGTGACTGATCTGTTCCGACTGGACGGCAAGGTTGCCGTCGTCACCGGAGGCGGCCGTGGCATCGGCCTGATGATGGCCCGGGGCCTGATGCAGGCGGGGGCATCCGTGTACCTCTCCGGCCGCAAGGAGGCCGAACTCAACGCGGCGGTGGACGCGCTGTCCCCGCTCGGACGGGTATCCGCCGTGCCTGCCGATCTCGGGACCGCCGAAGGTGTCGCGGCGCTCACCGCGGCCGTCACCGGACGTGAGGACGCGATCCACGCACTGTTCAACAACGCCGGGGCGGCGTGGGGTGCGCCGTACGAGGAGTTCCCGGAGTCCGGGTTCGACAAGGTCTACAACGTCAATGTCAAAGGCGTGTTCCTGCTGACCCGCGCGCTCACGCCGCTGCTGAACGCCGGTGCCACCGAGGAGGATCCGGCCCGTGTGATCAACACCGGCAGCATCGACGGGATCGTCGCGCCCGGCAAGGGGCGCGACAACTTCTCCTACAGCGCCAGCAAGGCCGCCGTGCACATGCTGACCAAACACCTCGCCGGCGAGCTCGCCCCGAAGATCCTCGTCAACGCGATCGCCCCGGGCCTGTTCGAATCCCGGATGACCAAGGAGATGCTGCGGGCCGGATCCGATGCCGTGGGTGCCGGCATGCCGCTGGGCCGCATCGGGCAGCCCGACGACATCGCCGGCATCTCGGTGTTCCTGGCCAGCCGGGCCAGTGCGTACATCACCGGAGCCGTCATCCCGGTCGACGGTGGAGTGAGCACGATCAGCTGACGGGCAGGGTGAACCAGCCCCAGGCCAAGAAGGCGAACACGCCGAGATAGACGATGTCGCCGGCCATGTAGAGCCACTCGCTGCGGCGGAATCTGGTCGTGGCCGCGCCGGCCATGAACAGGGCCAGGCCGCAGGCGGCCACCGGGGTCAGCACGGGTGCGACACCCACCGCGGCGGGTAGCACCAGGCCGATCGCACCGACCAGTTTGATCGTCCCGATCGCCTTGAGGTGACTGTCGCCGAAGTCGTCGACCCAATGCTGGGTCCGGCCCATCGACCGGTACCGCTCCCGCGACAACACGAGCATGGTGGTCCCGCCGGCGGCATACGCCGCTCCGGCGACGATGGTGATGATCCAGAGGGTGATGTTCATTCCTCGCTCCGTTCGTGGTTACGTCGAGCCCTGCCGACTCGTCACCCCTATGACGGATCCGTGCGAGGAGAGGTAACTGATGACGCCCGAGGCATCACTGGCCGAGACATTCGAGCAACAACGCCCGCGGCTGCTCGCGGTGGCCCATCGCGTCCTCGGCTCCCGGGCAGACGCCGAGGACGCCGTCCAAGAAGCATGGCTGCGGCTGTCCCGTCAGGACGCGGACTCGATCGAGAACGTCGCCGGTTGGCTGACTACCGTCGTGGGCCGCATCTGTATCGACACGCTGCGATCGCGCAGCAGCCGCGCCGAATTGTTCCCGGGGGTCGACATTCCTGAACTCGTCGTCACCGAGGATGTCGACACCCCAGAGGACGCCGCGGTACTCGCGGACTCGGTCGGGCTGGCGCTGCTCGTCGTGCTGGGATCGCTGCGCCCGGACGAGCGCCTCGCGTTCGTCCTGCACGACATGTTCGCCGTGCCGTTCGCCGACATCGGGCAGATCCTCGACAGGTCGAGCGACGCCGTCAAGATGATGGCCAGCCGGGCGCGCCGGAAGGTGCAGGACGTGCCGCCGCCCGCCGGGAGTCGCAGGCGGAAGCAGGAGCAGCGTGAGGTCGTCGACGCGTTCCTGGCCGCCGCACGCGACGGCGACTTCGACGCACTGCTGCGCGTGCTGGATCCCGACGTCACCTGGCAGCGGTACACGGCCACGGGCATGACCGTCGGGACCGGTTCGGACGCTGTCGTGGCTGCGGTGCGGCGCGGCCAGGGGACCCGCGTCCTGGCCCGGCGCGTGTCGGTGAACGGCGAGCCGGGGATCCTGGCGTGGGGGCCGACCGGGCGTCCTATCAGCGTGATGGCGTGCGTCGTCGACGGGGGCCGACTGGTCGGAATCGTGTCGATCGTCGATCCGAGACGGCTGGCCCGGATGTCACTGCCCGCGCCTCCTGCCGACGATTAACCTGGCTTCATGAAGTCGACGATCCTCTCCCGCCGAGACCTGGATTTCCTGCTCTACGAGTGGCTGGACGTCGAAAAGCTCACGGCGCTCGACCGATTCACCGAGCACTCCCGCGAAACCTTCGACGGTGTGCTGGACCTGTGCGAGCAGCTCGCCACCCGCTACTTCGCACCGCACAACAAGCTCAGTGACGCCGGCGAACCGACGTTCGACGGGCAGACCGTCACGCTGATTCCCGAGGTGAAGGAGGCCTGGGACGCGTTCGCGGCGGCCGACCTGCTGGCGATGGGTTTCGACGACGAGCTCGGCGGTGCGCAATTGCCGGTCACCGTCGCGCAGGCCGCATTCGCCTGGATCGCCGCGGCCAACGTTTCCACCTCGGGCTATCTGATGCTGACCATCGCCAATGCCAACCTGCTGGCACATTTCGGCTCTCCAGAGCAGATCGAGACGTACGTCAAACCCATGTTGGCGGGCCGGTTCTCGGGCACCATGGCGCTGTCGGAGACGCAGGCCGGGTCGTCGCTGGCCGACATCACCACCCGGGCCGAACCGCAATCCGACGGCACCTACCGGCTGTTCGGCTCGAAGATGTGGATCTCCGGGGCCGAGCATGAACTCACCGAGAACATCGTCAACCTCGTGCTGGCGAAGATTCCGGGTGGGCCGGCGGGCACCAAGGGCATCTCACTGTTCATCGTGCCGAAGTACCTGGCCGACGGCACCCGCAACGGCGTCGCCATCTCCGGGCTGAATCACAAGATGGGGCAACGCGGTATCACCAACACGGTGCTGAACTTCGACGGCGCCGTCGGCTATCTGGTCGGGGAGCCTCACCGCGGCATCGTCTACATGTTCCACATGATGAACGAGGCGCGCCTGGGTGTCGGAATGGGCGCCGTCGCGCTCGGCTACACCGGCTACCTCAAGTCTCTGGAGTATGCGCGCGAGCGCCCCCAGGGCCGGCCGCTGGGTGTGAAAGATCCCTCGACGGCCCAGGTGCCCATCATCGAGCACGCGGACGTCAAGCGAATGCTGTTGGCGCAGAAGGCCTATGTCGAGGGCGGGCTGGCGCTGGCGCTCTACTGCGCGAAGCTGGTCGATACCGGCGATCAGGCGGTGCTCGACATTCTCACCCCCGTTGCGAAGAGTTGGCCGTCGCAGTGGTGCCTGGAGGCCAACAACCTGGCGATTCAGGTGCTCGGCGGCTACGGGTACACCCGCGAGTACGACGTCGAGCAGCATTACCGCGACAACCGGCTGAATCCGATCCATGAGGGCACGCACGGCATCCAGAGCCTGGATTTGTTGGGCCGCAAGGTGACCCAGAACGGTGGCGCGAGTCTCGCGGCACTGGGGGAGCGGGTCGCGGCGACGGTCTCGGCCGCGCGGGCGGGTGCGGCCCCGGAGCCGGCCGATCAGCTCGACACGGCCTGGCAGCGGCTGGCCGCGGTGACCGCGGCGATGTTCGCCTCCGGCGACGTCGAGGCCGCGATGGCCAACAGCGCGGTGTATCTCGAGGCTTTCGGACACATCGTGGTGGCGTGGATCTGGCTGGAGCAGGTGCTGGCCGCCGAGGGCCGGACCGGGGACTTCTATGACGGCAAACGGCAGGCCGCGCGGTACTTCTTCCACTACGAACTGCCCAAGACCGCACCGCAATTGGACCTGCTGGAGAGCCTGGACCGCACCACGCTGGAGATGCGCGACAACTGGTTCTAGTCGAACTCGATGATCTGACGCACCGCCCGCCCCTCGGCGAGCTCGTCCATGCCGGTGTTGATCTGGTCGAGCGTGATGGTGCCGGACACCAGGGATTCCACCGGCAGCTTCCCGCTCCGCCACAGTTCGACGAAACGCGGGATGTCGCGCGACGGCACGGCCGACCCCAGGTAGCTGCCGATCAACGACCGGCCCTCGGCCACGAAACCCAACGGCGACACGGAGATTCGGGCGTCTGGTCGAGGTAGGCCAACGGTGATGGTGCGTCCACCCGGGCCGGTGAGCGCGATCGAGGTCTCCAGTGCGGCCGGGTGTCCCGCGGCCTCGATCACCACGTCGGCCTTGAGCCCGTCGGCCTGTTCGGGGGTGCAGGTCTCGTGCACGCCGAGCTCGCGGGCCTTGGCGAGTTTGTCGGGCAGCTGATCGACGCCGATGACGCGGACGTCGTCGTGGGCCAGTGCGGTCAGCGCCGCGGCCATCCCGACGCCACCCAGCCCGACGACCGCGACGGTCTGGCCCGGGCGCGGCATTCCCACGTTGAGCACCGCCCCACCGCCGGTGAGCACCGCACATCCCAGTAGGGACGCCACGACTGGGTCTACGTCCCGGGGCACCGGCACCACCGAACGCCGATCCACGACGGCATGAGTGGAGAATCCGGACACCCCGAGGTGATGGAACACCGGTTGGCCGTCGCGGGTCAGCCGGATGTCGCCGTTCATCAGCGTTCCCGCCCCGTTGGCGGCCGAGCCGGGTGCGCACGGCGTCAGCCCGTCGGTCGCACACGCCGAGCATTGCCCGCAGCGGGGCAGGAACGTCATGACCACCCGTTGGCCCACCGGTAGGTCACTGTCACCGGCCTCGACGATCCCGGCGGCCTCATGACCCAGCAGCATCGGGACCGG
The genomic region above belongs to Mycolicibacterium sp. HK-90 and contains:
- a CDS encoding sigma-70 family RNA polymerase sigma factor produces the protein MTPEASLAETFEQQRPRLLAVAHRVLGSRADAEDAVQEAWLRLSRQDADSIENVAGWLTTVVGRICIDTLRSRSSRAELFPGVDIPELVVTEDVDTPEDAAVLADSVGLALLVVLGSLRPDERLAFVLHDMFAVPFADIGQILDRSSDAVKMMASRARRKVQDVPPPAGSRRRKQEQREVVDAFLAAARDGDFDALLRVLDPDVTWQRYTATGMTVGTGSDAVVAAVRRGQGTRVLARRVSVNGEPGILAWGPTGRPISVMACVVDGGRLVGIVSIVDPRRLARMSLPAPPADD
- a CDS encoding alcohol dehydrogenase catalytic domain-containing protein, with protein sequence MLIRGAVLEHIGLPRPYAESRPIRVSELELAEPGPGELLVRIEAAGLCHSDLSVVDGNRVRPVPMLLGHEAAGIVEAGDSDLPVGQRVVMTFLPRCGQCSACATDGLTPCAPGSAANGAGTLMNGDIRLTRDGQPVFHHLGVSGFSTHAVVDRRSVVPVPRDVDPVVASLLGCAVLTGGGAVLNVGMPRPGQTVAVVGLGGVGMAAALTALAHDDVRVIGVDQLPDKLAKARELGVHETCTPEQADGLKADVVIEAAGHPAALETSIALTGPGGRTITVGLPRPDARISVSPLGFVAEGRSLIGSYLGSAVPSRDIPRFVELWRSGKLPVESLVSGTITLDQINTGMDELAEGRAVRQIIEFD
- a CDS encoding ABC transporter ATP-binding protein, whose product is MSSPSSDASGGLRIKDVAHRYGRGSDEVTALGPVDLDVAPGSFVVLVGASGCGKSTLLRLIAGFETPSEGRVEVSGARPTPGVSSGVVFQQPRLFPWRTVGGNVDLALKYAKVPRDLRSARREELLERVGLEGIATRKIWEISGGQQQRVAIARALAAETPLFLLDEPFAALDALTRERLQEDVRQVSAESGRTTVFVTHSADEAAFLGSRIVVLTRRPGKVALDLPVDLPRTGVDPHELRRSPEYLKLRTEVSEAVKLAAA
- a CDS encoding TetR/AcrR family transcriptional regulator gives rise to the protein MSSDAENGRGRGGPAANGTSRRDELLTVAAKLFAARGYHGTRMDDVAEAVGLNKATVYHYYSSKSLILYDIYKGTADFTVEALHDDPTASARETIYNFTRRLMVGIANDLERAAVYFQEGPYIAEWFTEEQVAYIRRAETQVYEHVRDVIDRGIASGEFYDCDSHVLALGYIGMTLGSYRWLRPHGRRTAQEIAVEFSTALLRGLIRDETVRNESPLGVDVNQTS
- a CDS encoding SDR family oxidoreductase; its protein translation is MTDLFRLDGKVAVVTGGGRGIGLMMARGLMQAGASVYLSGRKEAELNAAVDALSPLGRVSAVPADLGTAEGVAALTAAVTGREDAIHALFNNAGAAWGAPYEEFPESGFDKVYNVNVKGVFLLTRALTPLLNAGATEEDPARVINTGSIDGIVAPGKGRDNFSYSASKAAVHMLTKHLAGELAPKILVNAIAPGLFESRMTKEMLRAGSDAVGAGMPLGRIGQPDDIAGISVFLASRASAYITGAVIPVDGGVSTIS
- a CDS encoding DoxX family protein, with translation MNITLWIITIVAGAAYAAGGTTMLVLSRERYRSMGRTQHWVDDFGDSHLKAIGTIKLVGAIGLVLPAAVGVAPVLTPVAACGLALFMAGAATTRFRRSEWLYMAGDIVYLGVFAFLAWGWFTLPVS
- a CDS encoding acyl-CoA dehydrogenase, with translation MKSTILSRRDLDFLLYEWLDVEKLTALDRFTEHSRETFDGVLDLCEQLATRYFAPHNKLSDAGEPTFDGQTVTLIPEVKEAWDAFAAADLLAMGFDDELGGAQLPVTVAQAAFAWIAAANVSTSGYLMLTIANANLLAHFGSPEQIETYVKPMLAGRFSGTMALSETQAGSSLADITTRAEPQSDGTYRLFGSKMWISGAEHELTENIVNLVLAKIPGGPAGTKGISLFIVPKYLADGTRNGVAISGLNHKMGQRGITNTVLNFDGAVGYLVGEPHRGIVYMFHMMNEARLGVGMGAVALGYTGYLKSLEYARERPQGRPLGVKDPSTAQVPIIEHADVKRMLLAQKAYVEGGLALALYCAKLVDTGDQAVLDILTPVAKSWPSQWCLEANNLAIQVLGGYGYTREYDVEQHYRDNRLNPIHEGTHGIQSLDLLGRKVTQNGGASLAALGERVAATVSAARAGAAPEPADQLDTAWQRLAAVTAAMFASGDVEAAMANSAVYLEAFGHIVVAWIWLEQVLAAEGRTGDFYDGKRQAARYFFHYELPKTAPQLDLLESLDRTTLEMRDNWF
- a CDS encoding alpha/beta fold hydrolase, with amino-acid sequence MTVHHRYATVDGRRLFYREAGAEDAPVIVLLHGFPTSSYMFRDLIPRLAERYRVIAPDHLGYGHSDAPAADEFDYTFDALADLTEGLLTQIGVSRYAIYVQDYGAPIGWRLALRHPEAITAIVSQNGNGYDEGFVESFWAGVWAYQREQNPETEAGVRTALSVDGIKWQYLTGVADESLVNPDTWVHDATMVSRPGNDLVQLKLFRDYATNAPLYPTLHEYLRTGAVPVLAVWGEGDPIFGPDGARAFAKDAVDAEIHLLDGGHFLLETHLDEVAALIDDFLQRRA